Proteins co-encoded in one Methanobacterium veterum genomic window:
- a CDS encoding UGSC family (seleno)protein has protein sequence MRVKVIEKEVMDPLGETAADKIEVMAVPSKINKISYFDNTKPNADIILAAVDESLDINGKKVEKPAGAGATEEQLKDAADADLSIIAVGDCGSCSTWVILDAIRLEKEGTPTISICSDNFMDYARSLAKSHGADDLRIVEIKHPISGQKEENIREKAAETVKEIKKLLNIN, from the coding sequence ATGAGAGTTAAAGTCATTGAAAAAGAAGTAATGGACCCATTAGGTGAAACAGCGGCAGATAAAATTGAAGTAATGGCAGTCCCTTCCAAGATCAATAAAATATCTTATTTCGACAATACAAAACCAAATGCGGATATTATTTTAGCTGCAGTTGATGAAAGTTTAGATATAAATGGGAAAAAAGTCGAAAAGCCAGCAGGTGCAGGTGCAACAGAAGAACAACTAAAGGATGCTGCCGATGCAGACTTATCAATTATAGCAGTTGGAGACTGCGGTTCGTGTTCCACATGGGTTATACTTGATGCAATAAGACTTGAAAAAGAGGGCACTCCCACAATTTCAATCTGTTCAGATAACTTCATGGACTATGCAAGATCACTTGCAAAATCCCACGGTGCAGATGACTTAAGGATAGTTGAGATTAAACATCCCATTTCCGGGCAAAAAGAAGAGAATATCCGGGAAAAAGCCGCAGAAACTGTCAAAGAAATTAAAAAATTATTGAATATTAACTAA
- a CDS encoding metallophosphoesterase family protein has translation MEKNIIQISDLHFGEYKFSEELKNNLKSQILEENPDLIIIAGDITTMGYIDEYIDAMEFIDELTQISRTYVVPGNHDSCNVGLVHFQKLIGNRKFSHADKGNNIAIIGLDSSEPDVHSGKIGIDQLEWLKNELDKIPKDMYTLITFHHHLLPVPLTGRERNILLDSGDTLKLLMDYGVNMVLNGHKHVANAWKLDDMLILTSGTATTRRLHADTCPSYNQLMINDQTLSVNLIRTETGQKKQLARYSLNTETKNNEDILVNPSFH, from the coding sequence ATGGAAAAAAACATAATTCAAATTTCAGATTTACATTTTGGAGAGTATAAATTCTCTGAGGAATTAAAAAATAATTTAAAATCCCAAATTCTTGAAGAAAACCCTGATTTAATTATTATCGCCGGCGATATAACTACAATGGGTTATATTGATGAATATATTGATGCAATGGAATTTATAGATGAATTAACTCAAATATCTAGAACTTACGTAGTTCCTGGAAATCATGACTCGTGTAACGTTGGATTGGTCCATTTCCAGAAGTTGATTGGAAATAGAAAATTTAGCCATGCTGATAAAGGGAATAATATTGCTATCATAGGGCTTGATTCGTCAGAGCCCGATGTTCACAGCGGTAAAATTGGTATTGATCAGTTGGAATGGTTAAAAAATGAACTGGATAAAATCCCTAAAGATATGTACACCCTTATAACATTTCACCACCATTTACTTCCTGTACCTTTAACTGGTAGGGAAAGAAATATTTTACTTGATTCTGGAGATACTTTAAAATTATTAATGGATTATGGGGTTAATATGGTCTTAAATGGCCACAAGCATGTTGCAAATGCATGGAAGTTAGATGATATGTTAATCTTAACTTCTGGTACTGCAACAACTAGAAGATTACATGCTGATACTTGCCCTTCCTACAATCAGCTCATGATTAATGATCAAACACTGTCAGTTAATTTAATAAGAACAGAAACTGGCCAAAAGAAACAGTTAGCTCGTTACTCTCTAAATACTGAAACAAAAAATAATGAAGATATTTTAGTGAATCCCTCATTTCACTGA
- a CDS encoding amino acid permease: MKTCYFNWGELIKSLKRELGLLEVTLSGVGIILGAGIYALIGEAAPLSGNTLWLSFLISSVVAAFTALSYAELSSMFPHSSAEYEYVKNAMGDRIAFVIGWLIILSAVISSTTVAVGFSNYLSVIFDLPKFLSSISLIALLSFILFVGIKESARVAIVFTSIEAAGLLIITFIGIPYYGTVNYLEAPLGLNGIFASSALIFFAFLGFEEIVKLSDEAKEPHKTIPKGIILAMIISTTLYMLVAFSSVSILGWEGLSQSNAPFSQIAYSVFGTNGSFLLSIIALFATSNTVLLMILAGSRIVYGMSKSGSIPHVFSKVHYKTRTPWIAIILISLASIGFLFIGEIDFLASVTNYTLFASFIFINASAIILRYTSPNTERSFKIPLNVKWVPILPIFGIITCILLLSNLEYNAILLGGILTIIGFLISFLKRK, from the coding sequence ATTAAAACCTGTTATTTTAACTGGGGTGAACTGATTAAGTCTTTAAAACGTGAATTAGGGCTTTTAGAAGTCACATTATCAGGAGTAGGTATAATCTTAGGTGCCGGAATATATGCACTTATTGGGGAAGCCGCACCTTTATCAGGGAATACGTTATGGCTTTCTTTTCTGATATCATCTGTAGTAGCTGCATTTACTGCACTTAGTTATGCCGAACTTTCATCCATGTTTCCCCATTCCAGCGCAGAGTATGAATATGTTAAAAATGCAATGGGAGATCGAATAGCATTTGTTATAGGATGGCTGATTATATTGAGTGCGGTTATCAGTTCTACAACAGTTGCAGTTGGATTCTCGAATTATTTAAGTGTTATATTTGATTTACCCAAATTTTTATCTTCAATTTCATTAATAGCCCTATTATCATTTATTCTTTTTGTGGGAATTAAAGAATCCGCACGGGTTGCCATTGTATTTACATCTATAGAAGCAGCGGGACTTTTAATCATCACTTTCATTGGAATTCCTTATTATGGAACTGTAAATTATTTAGAAGCACCCCTGGGACTTAATGGAATTTTTGCATCCTCAGCTCTAATTTTTTTCGCTTTTCTTGGATTTGAAGAAATCGTAAAACTTTCAGATGAAGCAAAAGAGCCCCATAAAACTATTCCAAAAGGGATTATACTTGCCATGATCATAAGTACAACTTTATACATGCTGGTGGCTTTTAGTTCAGTAAGCATACTCGGTTGGGAAGGCCTTTCACAATCAAATGCTCCTTTTTCCCAGATCGCATACAGTGTATTTGGAACAAACGGTTCATTTTTACTTTCAATCATAGCCCTCTTTGCAACAAGCAATACTGTTCTCTTAATGATTCTAGCTGGATCTAGAATAGTATACGGCATGTCTAAGTCAGGTTCAATTCCACATGTATTCTCAAAAGTGCATTATAAAACCAGAACTCCATGGATTGCAATAATTTTAATCAGTTTAGCTTCAATCGGGTTTTTATTTATTGGAGAAATAGACTTTCTTGCCAGTGTAACTAATTATACACTTTTTGCAAGTTTTATTTTTATAAACGCTTCAGCAATTATTTTAAGGTATACCTCCCCAAATACTGAAAGATCTTTTAAAATACCTTTAAATGTCAAATGGGTTCCAATTTTACCAATTTTTGGTATAATTACATGTATACTGCTACTTTCAAATTTAGAATACAATGCTATTCTTTTAGGGGGCATATTAACAATAATAGGCTTTTTAATTTCCTTTTTAAAAAGAAAATAG
- a CDS encoding alpha-hydroxy-acid oxidizing protein, whose translation MKYLCTYCSVYVYDKDSGDSVTNLKPDTSWDEIPDTWRCPVCGMPKEYLQQIRDDVFAIKMEAYKGQGGTNDLNYYRSVGRRMLTGVCGVFPTCDGKPGRTCVGQKYGAPIGMGGAGQGKTFEANYDALQRYKLKMRVIKAHHEPEMSLSIFGKEIKAPVMGASLSGVKSSMNDAISEDAFYRGLLRGARAFGSIGMVGNTPTSPDDLGIKVIGESGGLGIPMLKPQSQERLIQLIRLAEDMNVVAVGIDLEGAGSTFWAASDKMVYRKSESELQELVDCTEKPVIFKGIMTTEDANKVVDSGAKVCYVSNHGGRVLDGGQGVAEVLPDIAKEISGKVQIMADGAVRTGFDVLKIIALGADIALLGRTLAQVAIGGGEVAVNMYFKYVKEDLRRAMILTGCDTLEDADESILTR comes from the coding sequence ATGAAATATCTCTGCACGTATTGTAGTGTTTATGTATATGATAAAGACAGTGGAGATTCTGTTACAAATTTAAAACCAGATACAAGTTGGGATGAGATTCCAGATACCTGGCGCTGCCCAGTTTGTGGAATGCCCAAAGAGTACCTGCAGCAGATACGTGATGATGTATTTGCAATTAAAATGGAAGCTTATAAAGGACAGGGAGGAACTAACGACCTTAACTATTACCGCTCTGTAGGGCGGAGGATGCTCACAGGGGTTTGCGGTGTTTTTCCTACCTGTGATGGTAAACCCGGCAGGACATGTGTCGGGCAGAAATACGGGGCCCCAATAGGCATGGGAGGTGCAGGGCAGGGAAAAACATTTGAAGCAAATTACGATGCCCTTCAAAGATACAAGCTTAAAATGCGCGTGATCAAAGCCCATCATGAACCAGAAATGTCTCTTTCTATTTTTGGAAAAGAGATCAAAGCTCCAGTTATGGGTGCCAGTCTTTCGGGAGTCAAATCTAGCATGAATGATGCAATTTCTGAGGACGCATTTTATCGAGGCCTCTTAAGAGGTGCAAGGGCTTTTGGATCCATTGGAATGGTAGGAAATACTCCAACAAGTCCTGATGATCTGGGAATCAAAGTTATAGGAGAAAGTGGAGGATTGGGAATTCCAATGCTTAAACCTCAATCACAGGAACGGCTTATCCAGCTCATAAGGTTAGCCGAAGACATGAATGTAGTTGCAGTAGGAATTGACCTGGAAGGGGCAGGTTCAACGTTCTGGGCAGCTTCTGATAAAATGGTCTATCGGAAAAGTGAAAGTGAACTTCAGGAACTGGTGGACTGTACAGAAAAACCAGTGATTTTTAAGGGTATTATGACCACTGAAGATGCAAACAAAGTTGTAGATTCTGGCGCTAAGGTATGCTATGTATCTAATCATGGAGGCAGAGTCCTGGACGGAGGACAAGGAGTGGCAGAAGTGCTTCCAGATATTGCAAAGGAAATTTCAGGAAAAGTCCAGATTATGGCAGATGGGGCAGTAAGAACCGGTTTTGATGTGCTCAAGATCATAGCCCTCGGGGCAGATATAGCCCTACTTGGCAGGACTCTCGCGCAGGTAGCTATAGGTGGTGGAGAAGTAGCTGTGAATATGTATTTTAAGTATGTAAAAGAGGATCTACGGCGCGCTATGATACTTACGGGATGTGATACGCTTGAAGACGCAGACGAAAGTATCTTAACCAGATAA
- a CDS encoding aspartate ammonia-lyase: MRLEKDSIGEREIHDNAYYGIQTLRAMENFPVSGRHERPELIKAYILVKKAAAITNMELGTLDNVRGEAIVKAADEIISGKLADQFPLDIFQAGAGTSFNMNINEVLANRALEILGKNRGEYDYLSPNDHVNQSQSSNDTFPTASHIAVLFEADLLNIVLLNLADAFKQKGKKISYIPKSGRTHLMDAVPVTIGDEFIAYGSAIKRAAERIRERRNNLLEVAIGGTATGTGVNSPPSYRKNVVKKLADLTSLKLIPANDSFEALQSRSQMAAFSGALRELALELIRIANDLRLMGSGPTSGLNEIVLPPVQPGSSIMPGKVNPVMAECLNMISFQIIGNDTAVSLAVQAGQLDLNIMTPVMTSNILESTSMLNNYLPVFQSSCVEGIKVNEEQLQMVAGMNPILATLLSPKIGYLHAAELAEESTKTNQPIKDLVIAKGILSEEDANRLFNLETISKNRYRENEV, translated from the coding sequence ATGCGCCTGGAAAAAGATTCCATAGGTGAAAGAGAAATCCATGATAATGCATATTACGGTATTCAAACCCTTAGGGCCATGGAAAATTTTCCAGTTAGCGGCAGACATGAGCGTCCTGAATTAATTAAAGCATACATACTGGTAAAAAAAGCGGCCGCCATCACCAACATGGAACTTGGAACCCTCGATAACGTGCGGGGAGAAGCCATTGTAAAAGCTGCAGATGAAATTATCAGTGGAAAACTTGCTGATCAGTTCCCACTTGATATCTTCCAGGCAGGAGCCGGTACATCATTCAATATGAACATTAATGAGGTGCTTGCAAACCGTGCCCTGGAAATTTTAGGGAAAAACAGAGGAGAATATGATTATTTAAGCCCTAATGACCATGTTAATCAATCGCAGTCCAGTAATGACACATTTCCCACGGCATCCCATATTGCTGTTCTTTTTGAGGCAGATCTCCTCAATATAGTTCTGCTTAACCTTGCAGATGCATTTAAACAGAAAGGCAAAAAGATTTCTTATATTCCAAAATCTGGACGGACTCATCTTATGGATGCAGTACCTGTCACCATTGGAGACGAATTCATTGCATACGGCAGTGCCATCAAACGGGCTGCAGAAAGGATCCGTGAACGCAGGAATAATCTTCTTGAAGTTGCAATAGGGGGCACTGCAACTGGAACTGGAGTGAATTCTCCACCATCTTACAGAAAAAATGTAGTGAAAAAGCTGGCTGATCTAACCTCCCTTAAACTTATCCCTGCAAATGACAGTTTTGAGGCATTACAAAGCCGTTCTCAGATGGCTGCATTTTCAGGGGCGCTGCGAGAACTTGCACTTGAACTGATCCGGATAGCCAATGACCTCCGCCTTATGGGATCAGGACCTACATCAGGCTTAAATGAGATTGTTTTACCGCCTGTCCAGCCAGGATCATCCATTATGCCCGGAAAAGTTAATCCTGTTATGGCAGAATGTCTAAATATGATCTCATTCCAGATTATAGGGAATGATACAGCAGTTTCACTTGCAGTTCAGGCAGGACAGCTTGATCTGAATATTATGACACCCGTTATGACTTCCAATATACTTGAATCAACATCTATGCTTAATAATTATCTTCCAGTCTTCCAGTCCAGCTGCGTTGAAGGTATCAAAGTCAATGAAGAACAGTTACAAATGGTTGCTGGAATGAACCCCATCCTTGCAACGCTTCTTTCACCCAAAATTGGATATTTACATGCTGCAGAACTTGCTGAAGAATCCACGAAAACAAATCAGCCCATTAAGGATCTTGTAATTGCAAAGGGAATTCTCTCTGAAGAAGATGCAAACAGGTTGTTTAATCTTGAAACCATATCCAAAAACCGTTATCGAGAAAATGAAGTATAG
- a CDS encoding succinate dehydrogenase/fumarate reductase iron-sulfur subunit, whose product MKLKVYRYNKKLDSPHYATFEFMPKSGMTILEALFQIQKQFDDSLAFHYSCRGAVCGTCAMLINKVPRLACRTQLTPLLKGELKINLISYHAIEETNVPWDPEEEILIEPLPHLPVIKDLIVDMSTFFKYYKFIEPVFKPANPAPEKERLMEPNALTELELYTNCILCAACFGACPVDGKNPEYLGPAALAKLYRFHIDPRESNGIERLGLANIPNGWWACEFYGNCTRVCPKGVPPTIGIAKARKELEDKGKFQEG is encoded by the coding sequence ATGAAATTAAAAGTATACAGGTACAATAAAAAACTGGATTCTCCCCACTATGCTACCTTCGAATTCATGCCAAAATCTGGTATGACCATATTGGAAGCTTTATTTCAAATCCAGAAGCAGTTTGATGATTCTCTTGCATTCCATTACTCATGCAGGGGTGCAGTTTGCGGTACCTGTGCAATGCTCATTAACAAAGTTCCCCGGCTTGCATGCAGGACACAGTTAACGCCTCTCCTTAAAGGAGAACTTAAAATAAATCTCATTTCGTACCATGCAATTGAAGAGACAAACGTGCCATGGGATCCAGAAGAAGAGATTTTAATCGAACCACTTCCCCATTTACCAGTTATAAAAGATCTCATCGTTGACATGAGTACATTTTTCAAATACTACAAGTTTATTGAGCCGGTATTTAAACCAGCAAATCCAGCTCCTGAAAAAGAAAGGCTTATGGAACCTAATGCCCTAACTGAACTAGAACTGTACACAAACTGCATCCTCTGTGCAGCATGTTTCGGGGCATGTCCAGTGGATGGAAAAAATCCAGAATATTTAGGTCCCGCTGCCCTTGCCAAGCTCTATAGGTTTCATATTGATCCGCGTGAATCAAATGGAATCGAAAGGTTGGGACTTGCAAATATTCCAAATGGGTGGTGGGCATGTGAATTTTATGGAAACTGCACCAGAGTTTGCCCTAAAGGAGTGCCTCCAACCATTGGAATTGCAAAAGCCAGGAAAGAGCTCGAAGATAAAGGAAAATTTCAGGAGGGCTGA
- a CDS encoding FAD-dependent oxidoreductase: protein MDTITSVKGISSFSKLEKSHYEGHPLKEKHNTSLSQMKEIIKESSKTDNLQTVHCHDVLIIGGGLTGLRASLQASNAGINVAVVTKVHPLRSHSVAAQGGMNASLGNVHGEGDSIDSWETHAYDTVKGSDYLADQDAVARMCREAPATVIELEHMGTVWSRLKNGKIAQRPFGGAGFPRTCYAADRTGHNVLHTLYEQVTWRNIPVYEEFFVTSLVHDSGRCIGCTAIEIMTGKVHGFVAKAVLLATGGFGRIFNKSTNALINTGDGQALALKSGVQLKDMEFVQFHPTTLYGTNILISEAARGEGSIITNKNGERFMERYAPNSIDLAPRDVVARAMIQEISEGNAYDGDYFHLDLRHLGANLIMERLPGIRQIAMDFAGLNPIKDPIPVQPGQHYSMGGIDVDINGATSLLGLYAAGECACISVHGANRLGGNSLLETVVFGRLTADKIIEDIKNIPEPNFEPVKSAMREIDTRINQILERDKGKHLFSLMDDMTQTMFHKFGIFRDSKTMKEGLLEIKNMQDEISQVSINNKDRAVNQALIRFFELEGMLQLAEVVAIGALKREESRGSHTRTDYPLRDDNNFLKHTIVSFHNGRMEISYKPVKLGMFKPKERVY from the coding sequence TTGGACACTATAACTTCTGTAAAAGGAATATCCTCTTTTTCTAAACTGGAAAAATCACATTATGAAGGCCATCCACTAAAAGAAAAGCATAATACGTCCCTATCTCAAATGAAGGAGATTATAAAAGAATCTAGCAAAACTGACAATTTGCAAACTGTTCATTGTCATGATGTACTCATTATAGGTGGGGGGTTAACAGGGCTTCGAGCATCTTTACAGGCCTCAAATGCAGGGATTAATGTGGCTGTGGTTACAAAGGTCCATCCACTTCGATCCCATTCTGTTGCAGCCCAAGGTGGAATGAACGCTTCTCTTGGTAATGTCCATGGTGAAGGAGATAGCATTGACAGCTGGGAAACACATGCTTATGATACTGTGAAAGGATCAGACTATTTAGCAGATCAGGATGCAGTTGCACGCATGTGCCGTGAAGCTCCTGCAACTGTAATCGAACTGGAACATATGGGAACCGTGTGGTCCAGACTGAAAAATGGAAAAATTGCCCAGCGTCCTTTTGGGGGTGCAGGGTTTCCAAGGACGTGCTATGCAGCAGATCGTACAGGACACAATGTACTCCATACACTATATGAACAGGTTACATGGCGAAACATACCCGTCTATGAAGAATTTTTTGTTACTTCACTGGTACATGACAGCGGGCGGTGCATTGGCTGCACTGCAATTGAAATCATGACTGGAAAGGTTCATGGATTTGTTGCAAAGGCAGTTCTCCTGGCAACTGGAGGATTTGGTAGGATATTCAACAAATCAACAAATGCCCTCATCAACACCGGAGATGGACAGGCACTTGCACTCAAATCAGGAGTACAACTTAAAGATATGGAATTTGTTCAATTTCATCCCACAACACTCTACGGAACTAACATTTTGATAAGTGAAGCGGCTCGTGGTGAAGGGAGCATTATTACTAATAAAAATGGAGAGCGCTTCATGGAACGTTATGCTCCTAATTCAATAGATCTAGCTCCACGTGATGTCGTAGCAAGGGCTATGATTCAAGAAATTTCAGAAGGAAATGCTTATGATGGAGATTACTTCCACCTTGACCTCAGGCACCTTGGTGCCAATCTCATTATGGAAAGATTACCGGGAATACGGCAGATTGCCATGGATTTTGCAGGTCTAAACCCCATTAAGGATCCAATACCTGTTCAGCCGGGGCAGCACTATTCCATGGGAGGAATAGATGTAGATATTAACGGAGCAACGTCTCTTCTAGGGCTTTACGCTGCAGGAGAATGCGCATGTATTAGTGTTCATGGTGCAAATCGGCTCGGTGGAAATTCACTTCTGGAAACCGTAGTGTTTGGACGGCTGACGGCAGATAAAATTATTGAAGATATTAAAAATATTCCCGAGCCCAATTTTGAGCCGGTTAAATCTGCCATGCGTGAAATTGATACGCGAATTAACCAGATACTTGAAAGAGATAAAGGAAAACATCTCTTTAGCTTGATGGATGATATGACACAGACAATGTTCCATAAATTTGGCATATTTCGCGACAGTAAAACCATGAAAGAGGGACTTTTAGAAATTAAAAATATGCAGGATGAGATTTCTCAAGTCTCAATTAATAATAAAGATCGTGCCGTAAATCAGGCGCTTATACGATTTTTTGAACTGGAAGGTATGCTCCAGCTTGCTGAAGTGGTTGCAATTGGTGCCCTTAAAAGAGAAGAAAGCCGCGGCTCCCATACTCGGACTGATTACCCATTACGCGATGATAATAACTTTTTGAAGCACACTATTGTATCCTTTCACAATGGCAGAATGGAAATTTCTTATAAACCCGTTAAATTAGGCATGTTTAAACCAAAGGAGCGTGTTTATTAA
- a CDS encoding DUF2769 domain-containing protein, with protein sequence MAEEKIVDDTGENAELCLCPGCPTHNECMKDNSERIFCSRGKTNCDLEKRGCLCGTCPVERNYGLNDFYYCTEGAAKK encoded by the coding sequence ATGGCAGAAGAAAAAATTGTTGATGATACAGGAGAAAACGCAGAATTATGCCTTTGTCCAGGATGTCCAACTCATAATGAGTGTATGAAAGACAATAGTGAACGAATATTCTGTTCAAGAGGGAAAACCAATTGTGATCTTGAAAAAAGAGGATGTCTTTGTGGTACGTGTCCCGTTGAAAGAAACTATGGATTAAATGACTTTTACTACTGCACAGAAGGAGCTGCTAAAAAGTAA
- a CDS encoding PQQ-dependent sugar dehydrogenase encodes MNNDIEKRWWVFPRFKIELMVSGLNLPVNLAFVPNPTDDSNKPLLYVTELYGQIKVITNDWKVHTYAENLLNYEANHEFPGTGESGVTGICVEPQTGDLFITMLYEENGEPKNKLIRTKSKNGLKIDSAETLLDNIPSIKAAHQIQAVTVGFDGKLYVNLGEGMVHPEVAQDDNELRGKVLRMNLDGSIPEDNPDPDSLVYAKGFRNPFGATWRKSDKSLYISDNGPAYDDRIAKVKAGKNYGWPKSMRENSLFWWHFTHGPTALAFMQNDEFPFDFEDELFVALFGGSYVKGESIKGKKIVKMKLNEDATAVKSYDEFVRYIGEGAASPCGLAFGPGGLYFTDLHGEENGFARASSGNIYRVTSIIKGEGEIIVPYTKENAAKCLCPGCPTLNECMRNRNQRLFCAGGKTECELEKKGCLCGECPIESQYGLTDFYYCDEGAAKK; translated from the coding sequence ATGAATAACGATATAGAAAAAAGATGGTGGGTATTTCCAAGGTTTAAAATAGAATTGATGGTTTCAGGATTAAATTTACCTGTTAATCTAGCATTTGTCCCTAATCCAACAGATGACTCCAATAAACCTCTTTTGTATGTTACAGAACTTTATGGACAAATTAAAGTCATAACAAATGATTGGAAAGTTCATACATATGCAGAAAACCTGTTAAATTATGAAGCAAATCATGAATTTCCAGGAACAGGAGAATCAGGCGTTACTGGGATTTGCGTTGAACCCCAAACTGGCGATCTATTCATAACAATGCTCTATGAAGAGAATGGAGAACCCAAAAACAAATTAATAAGAACCAAAAGTAAAAATGGCCTGAAAATAGATTCAGCAGAAACACTTCTGGACAATATACCCTCTATTAAAGCCGCGCATCAAATTCAAGCTGTTACTGTTGGATTTGACGGTAAATTATATGTAAACCTTGGAGAAGGAATGGTCCACCCAGAAGTTGCTCAGGATGACAACGAGCTAAGGGGTAAAGTTCTCAGGATGAATTTAGATGGCAGTATTCCAGAAGATAACCCTGATCCTGATAGTTTAGTGTATGCTAAAGGTTTCAGAAATCCTTTCGGTGCTACATGGCGTAAAAGTGATAAATCTCTTTATATTTCCGATAACGGACCTGCCTATGATGACAGAATTGCAAAAGTAAAAGCAGGAAAAAATTACGGCTGGCCGAAGAGCATGCGTGAAAACAGCTTATTCTGGTGGCATTTTACTCATGGACCTACGGCGCTTGCATTTATGCAGAATGATGAATTTCCTTTTGATTTTGAAGATGAACTATTTGTAGCTCTTTTTGGCGGATCATATGTAAAAGGTGAATCCATAAAAGGCAAAAAAATTGTAAAAATGAAACTTAATGAGGATGCTACCGCAGTTAAATCCTACGATGAATTTGTAAGATATATAGGCGAAGGGGCAGCAAGCCCCTGCGGATTAGCCTTCGGACCGGGAGGATTATACTTCACAGACTTACATGGTGAAGAAAACGGATTTGCAAGGGCTTCCAGTGGGAACATATACAGAGTCACTTCCATAATAAAAGGAGAAGGAGAAATAATAGTCCCATATACTAAAGAAAATGCAGCCAAATGCCTTTGCCCCGGATGTCCCACCCTTAATGAATGCATGAGAAATAGAAATCAACGTCTTTTCTGTGCTGGAGGGAAAACTGAATGTGAACTTGAGAAAAAAGGTTGCCTTTGCGGTGAATGCCCCATTGAAAGTCAGTATGGATTAACTGACTTTTACTACTGCGATGAAGGGGCCGCTAAAAAGTAG